The stretch of DNA TTTAGCTTTTCTACATGCATAGGTTTTGCTATATATCTGGACataatatatatctagatatataagAAAAACTACGTACTAAAAGCTAATAATTTACGACGGAGTGAGTACTAAGTTAGGAATGGTCCAAATTGCTGGTCGATTTTATTGAACGGAGCGTAATTTTCAAACAAACACTAAGCACTTACGGGCGCTACTGGAAGGCACATCACACCATGGAAAGTTCATGCATTTTCCACAATAATTCGCATTTGGAGTACAAGTTTGCAAGTTATTGATTACTGAATCCAAACGTTGCACAACACTTGATAGTGAATTAATTACTGCGGTTAACTTAACTAGGGGTTCAAGATGACTTTCTCGTACTCGCCGTCGTGGGAGGAGGCAGCCGCGGCGCCGCTGACCGGAAAGAAGAACGGGTAGGTCTCGTATCGCGCCATGCAGCTGCTGTAGAGCACGCGGCAACCCCGCCGGAAGCGGCAGTAGCTGGGCAGCTCCGCCACGGCCTGCGCCACGCACAGCCCGCAGTCGGCGGCGGTGATGTCCCTGGTGCACCACCCGAGCCCGTAGATGGTGGTCGCCGAGTCGAGCTTCGCCGTCTCCCTGGCCAGCCCGCCGgaggccgcgccgccggccgcggacGCCACCCGCGCCATGAGCTTGCCCTCCGCGAGGTCGAACTCGTAGGGGTCGCCGCTGGCGTTCATGGTGTTGATGAGGACGAGCGTGTACCCGGTGTCCGGCAGGCCGATGAAGTTGGCACCGTCGTAGCGCAGGAAGCAGTAGTCGTACCAGACTCGCGCGTCCGCCTGGCCCCGGCACGCTGAggcgaggtggccggcggccgcggcgacgcAGAGCGCGCAGTCGGAGGCCGGGACGTCGCCGCGGCACTGCGCGAGGCCCCAGACGGCGGAGCCGCCGCTGCCAGCGGTGGCTGTGGCGTAGTAGGCGGCCGAGGCCCGCGGGACCAGCGCGGCGAGCACCTGGCTGATGCTGCTCTGCGTCTGAGCGCCGGTGAAGTTCTTGGCGCAGTACGTGCTCACCGGGTCCACGGCCGAGCACAACTGCGGAGCCGTGGCGGCGAGCAGAAGCAGAAGATGCACCGGAGACGCCATCCCCTAGCCTAGCTACTTGGATGTcgtcttctttctttctttgctaATTTGTCCGCATATTTGTATGTATGCACATATATAGGCGACCCAAGTGTACCATGGCGTTTATATATATAGCTGGGTTCAGTAGTGCAGCGCACACACGACGATGCGTGGACTAGCTAGTGCATGCACTATGCTATGCAGGAGCATCATTGTTCAACGCTTGTTGGACATGCGTGGTGCGCGAAAGCTATCTGCCATCCAGCGATTCGATGCATATTGTTTCCTGACTAATCAAGCACTCCCGTCCCGTGGAGAGCTGCGTTCGAATAATTTCATCCACGGGTTCTGGCGTTCTTGCGCCTGTTTCGAAGTGAAACGGTGATTTTGCCTTTACTTTTTGGACTGTGCGAATTTACCTCCTTTTTTGAAAACGAAGGAAGCGTTTGCCCCTATTCCGTGAAAACCAGTTAACTGTGTTAAAATTGGTATAGGAAGACCTTGCTCTTGCGGATTTGTCCCTACTATTATATGAACTTTGTGATTTTACCCTTATTTTAAATATAAGAACTGGACAATATTTTAACAGGTCTAAAATAAATTTTCTCAAGCAAATTCAAATCAAAATTTTATAGCTTTCAAATATGATCAAAATTTgataaatttttcaaaatttcaGTTTGCTTCTTGGTCTtcccctcttctctcttctgTTCCTGCGCCTGCAGAAGCAAGGAGTTGTGCGTGCTCGGACGGAGCAGAGCACACGGCACCAGGCGCTCAGCCAGCTGCAGCAGGGCACGTGCCCAGCAGCGGCTAGCGCTGCTCCTCTGCGAGGCGGCGCTGCGCTCGGGCGGCGACCAGCAGCTGCATGCCCGCGCCAGAGAGGTCGCGCGCTTCCGCCTGGTCCGCCGCCTGCCCTAGGGTTGGATGGGGAGGGTCCGGGACATGAGAGAGGAGATGATAAAGGAGAGAGCTTTTGGGACTAAGGGTAATACGATCTTTTTCCATTGCTCTGAATGTTTCTTCTATTTGTTTCTATATTTTTAGTAGGCATCCAACTAATAGAGTTAAAACTAGGGGTAAATGGTGGCttcattttttaaaaaatgagGGTAAAATCGTACAGTTAAAAAAATGGCAAAATCAGCATTTGAGTTCAAAATAGGAGCAAGAATGCCAAAATCCCTTTCATCAACTATTTCTTTTTTCATTCAAGAAGCAAAGCATTCGAATACGACACGAGTTCAACTCAAATGCGTTTGAGATATCCAGTACATTTATAATATGGTCTATGTTCAGCTGGAAATTAGTGTGATTTCAGTTCAGTTTGGACCCTCGGATAAAGTATACTGTGATAATGATACAGTATGTGCACGCTAGCCTATCAACCCATATGCTCCCACATGgactaattagaattaatataaaaataaagttTATAGCTAATagttataattatctatctcaaGCCCTTTTTCATCTATTAGATACTCTAACACATACttaaaatacatatttatcattatctagttgtaatagattttattttgtaTCACATATCCACGTGTGtctgatatatatttaattgaactaTTTATTTGTGAATTGGTATTCTTATTTCTTTCATCATACATTAATATATGGTGACACATATCATgtgtagtatttttatataaacaataacgtaaataatatattaataatgatagaaatagtaatttagaattttatattgatgcactttaatattttgttataattgtgtaatttagattcagatttaggggttactttaacttttaataatagAATAATTAGATagtttatatgcaaatttaggggATTATTTGCATCATTTTTATAATGgtataggtgggtaatttacacAAAGATTAAGGGATTAAtttagattttatttataatGATAGAGATGGataatttagatacatgttaTGCTTTACTTTAGTTTATTTTCATAATAgaagaggtgggtaatttattagaaaagatAATAGATCCAATGACTATTATGATTATATAGTTGCCAGATTGATGGCCAGATGTTTCAGATTTTTGTGAGAATTTATAaattttctctattttttagAGCGTCCACCTAGAATCTTAGATGGCTTCACGTGGAGGTTTAGGCTTCAAAAGAAATCTTCAAACAGTAATAGTAAGATACCAGTGGTCAAAATGTTTTGGACGTTTAGTTTGACTCGGTCTACTTTCTAAAGCGACGACGCTTACTGGAGTACTGGTTGCATAACATGTGCGTTGGATGGATATCTAGGCGACAACGGGTGATGGGAAAACAACTGCTGCGCCTGTGCTAGGTTAGGTAGCTTGGTGTTCAGCAGCACGTCGCGTCGTGCACCAAAACGGGCATGGCTGtatctctctcttttttctgcTCCCCACTCCTAAATTCTAGCCTTCTAGGCCTTTAGATATGAGGAGGAATGGCCGAGATCAACGTTATCTCTTCCCCGTCTTCTTCCGCATGCTGCCTTACCCACCTGACCGCCCTGTGTCTCCCTCGTATTCACGGAGCCCCTCTGCCCCCTCTCCAGCAGCCTCACCCCTCCCTCTTTCttccccagcgccaccgccagcCGCACTGCTTGGCTCGCTGGGTGCCCCCCAGGTCTCCACAGCTGCCGCCCATGACCACTCTCGCGCTAACCCGTCGGTGCTTGCTCTCAGGCCGCTTCCTTAGCTAGGCCAACCCGTTGCCAGCAGCACCCACTGTGAGCAGCGTTCCTCACCATGTAGCTCTCGCCACTACCACCGTACCGGTCAACCTACCTCACAGCATCCTCTAAGCCCACCGGAGACCTCCTGAGCTCCTTCAAACCCCCAACACTAAAAAAGCTCACCGGAGCAAGAGACGAAGGGGAAGAGAAGGGGATAAATAAAAACAATTGTCCGGGGTATAGTATAGCG from Panicum hallii strain FIL2 chromosome 3, PHallii_v3.1, whole genome shotgun sequence encodes:
- the LOC112887361 gene encoding cysteine-rich repeat secretory protein 55-like, with amino-acid sequence MASPVHLLLLLAATAPQLCSAVDPVSTYCAKNFTGAQTQSSISQVLAALVPRASAAYYATATAGSGGSAVWGLAQCRGDVPASDCALCVAAAAGHLASACRGQADARVWYDYCFLRYDGANFIGLPDTGYTLVLINTMNASGDPYEFDLAEGKLMARVASAAGGAASGGLARETAKLDSATTIYGLGWCTRDITAADCGLCVAQAVAELPSYCRFRRGCRVLYSSCMARYETYPFFFPVSGAAAASSHDGEYEKVILNP